In bacterium, the following proteins share a genomic window:
- the selA gene encoding L-seryl-tRNA(Sec) selenium transferase, whose amino-acid sequence MSDLQSRLREIPQVSAVLEDTRLAGFLEGRRRAWAGRVVQEECERLRARLREDRGPVAVRAVLHEELVAVVTARCRRLLRPAWTRVLNGTGVVVHTNLGRAGLPAAAADAAREVALRYSDLELDLETGQRGHRGRLVERKAALLAGAGDALVVNNNAAALWLAVRHLAKGGPVLLSRGEIVAIGGSFRLHEIIAETGSALIEVGTTNRTTVDDYRRALVPGAVVLKVHRSNFAMQGFTAEAPLAELAALCAEAGCPLVYDAGSGLLVAPGDLGLPEGESLLAEDVATGCTLVTCSGDKLLGGCQAGLILGDAGRIAALREHPLRRAVRVDKMTLAALDAVLTAYLDATGLPALPALAALALTTTELAARAESLRRLVAAGLPAGWTAAVVAGVSSVGGGACSSAELETRLLVFEGPRAELEACHQHLRRQDPALVTRLNQDGLAVDPRTIAEDEMPLVAAAFTTAWAAARDGVEHRG is encoded by the coding sequence ATGTCCGACCTCCAGTCCCGTCTCCGGGAAATCCCGCAGGTCAGCGCCGTATTGGAAGATACGCGTCTGGCTGGGTTTCTCGAGGGTCGGCGCCGCGCCTGGGCGGGAAGGGTCGTGCAGGAGGAATGCGAGCGCCTGCGGGCGCGGTTGCGCGAGGACCGCGGCCCGGTGGCGGTCCGGGCGGTCCTCCACGAGGAACTGGTCGCCGTCGTGACGGCCCGTTGCCGGCGGCTGTTGCGGCCGGCCTGGACCCGGGTGCTGAACGGGACGGGCGTGGTCGTGCATACGAACCTGGGCCGGGCGGGCCTGCCGGCGGCGGCGGCCGACGCGGCTCGCGAGGTCGCGCTGAGGTACAGCGACCTCGAGCTGGACCTGGAAACCGGCCAGCGGGGGCATCGCGGGCGGCTGGTGGAGCGCAAGGCGGCCCTGCTGGCCGGCGCCGGCGATGCGCTGGTCGTGAACAACAACGCGGCAGCGCTGTGGCTTGCCGTGCGGCACCTGGCAAAGGGTGGGCCGGTGCTGCTGTCGCGCGGTGAGATCGTAGCGATCGGCGGCTCGTTCCGCCTGCACGAGATCATCGCGGAGACGGGCAGCGCCCTGATCGAGGTGGGGACCACCAACCGCACCACGGTCGACGACTACCGGCGCGCGCTGGTGCCCGGCGCCGTCGTACTCAAGGTGCACCGCAGCAATTTCGCCATGCAGGGCTTCACTGCCGAAGCCCCGCTGGCCGAATTGGCGGCGCTCTGCGCCGAAGCGGGCTGCCCGCTGGTGTACGACGCGGGCAGCGGGCTGCTGGTGGCGCCGGGCGATCTGGGCCTGCCGGAAGGCGAGTCGCTGCTCGCCGAGGACGTGGCCACGGGCTGCACACTCGTGACCTGCAGCGGCGACAAGCTGCTGGGCGGTTGCCAGGCGGGACTCATCCTCGGCGATGCCGGGCGGATCGCGGCGCTTCGCGAACACCCGCTGCGGCGGGCCGTGCGCGTGGACAAGATGACGCTCGCCGCGCTCGATGCGGTGTTGACGGCGTACCTCGACGCGACGGGGTTGCCGGCGCTGCCGGCGCTGGCGGCGCTGGCGCTGACGACAACCGAGTTGGCGGCGCGCGCCGAATCGTTGCGGCGGCTTGTTGCTGCGGGGCTGCCCGCCGGCTGGACCGCCGCCGTGGTGGCCGGCGTCTCGAGCGTGGGCGGTGGCGCCTGCTCGAGTGCCGAACTGGAAACCCGGCTCCTCGTGTTCGAGGGGCCGCGTGCAGAACTCGAAGCGTGCCACCAGCACCTGCGTCGGCAGGACCCGGCGCTGGTGACGCGATTGAACCAGGATGGATTGGCCGTCGATCCGCGCACCATCGCGGAAGACGAGATGCCGTTGGTGGCCGCCGCGTTCACGACGGCTTGGGCCGCAGCCAGGGACGGAGTCGAGCATCGTGGCTGA
- a CDS encoding TonB family protein: MSKPEMPKPGPAQPAPPPQSFTTAAQVRFRQGGPRRLAVAAGIALLALLLLVWLGPQETGIVRSLTYYGAPGELEIMPEISIDDGADAMHRLPRSLQVPPPPARLEVLPERTDDRAVETVPMTVEATDRAGEAVVDPADAIVDALFDESVQLLLPQQTSRDWYILHLVRPEYPVLASEQDRRRPVINVVVWIFVDPQGNVTAAQLVSNEGGEVFAQAVLEAVQQWKLGWRVDPQRGRQLVLPWRFRSPYFNAGRP; the protein is encoded by the coding sequence ATGTCCAAGCCCGAGATGCCCAAGCCCGGTCCAGCCCAGCCCGCCCCGCCACCGCAGTCCTTCACGACCGCGGCCCAGGTGCGCTTCCGCCAGGGCGGCCCCCGGCGGCTGGCCGTCGCGGCCGGCATCGCCCTGCTGGCGCTGCTGCTGCTGGTCTGGCTGGGGCCGCAGGAAACCGGGATCGTGCGCAGCCTCACCTATTACGGCGCCCCCGGCGAACTCGAGATCATGCCCGAGATCTCGATCGATGACGGCGCCGACGCCATGCACCGCCTGCCGCGGTCGCTTCAGGTACCTCCGCCCCCGGCCCGCCTCGAGGTGCTGCCCGAACGCACGGACGATCGGGCCGTCGAGACTGTCCCCATGACCGTCGAAGCCACCGACCGCGCCGGCGAGGCGGTGGTCGACCCGGCCGACGCCATCGTCGACGCGCTGTTCGACGAATCCGTCCAGCTGCTGTTGCCGCAGCAGACGTCGCGCGACTGGTACATCCTGCACCTGGTGCGACCGGAATACCCGGTGCTGGCCAGCGAGCAGGACCGCCGGCGACCGGTCATCAACGTGGTGGTCTGGATCTTCGTCGACCCGCAGGGCAACGTGACGGCGGCACAACTGGTGAGCAACGAGGGCGGCGAGGTGTTCGCGCAGGCCGTGCTCGAGGCCGTGCAGCAGTGGAAACTGGGCTGGCGCGTGGATCCGCAGCGCGGCCGCCAGCTGGTCCTGCCCTGGCGCTTCCGCAGCCCCTATTTCAACGCCGGTCGTCCCTAG
- a CDS encoding ABC transporter substrate-binding protein: MARIGTRGAGLRCRQAAVVLLTMAACAGLAGAGDGLSGPDREQARRLYAQLKAASEQQRSRQCLELAGTLLDYYPAFDRNDEVLTLAVDAAARLGDKRHALALTDELLADHPDSPLVDGALERAAQIAVAAGDSLRAAHFLVLHYDRDPVRGQRDDGAPRSAPLLERLSTGQLADLVIFHPDSALLPWLQCRRVQSLLDAGRDADARSVAADLELAAPGDRWTVAALNLLGLSSPLQASVRREPDGPVHPRQVGLLCPLTGRYAELGAAFHDAARLALQATNQELRREFTLVVEDTGGDPVNGALAARRLCRERGSIALFGDLLSDPTTAAAVVAEQYGAPLVSPTATNDRIWEIGPNVFQTNLTGQFEPRLLANLASTVLLKSTYAVLYPDEPEGRRHADAFVAEVERLGGRVVAQVAFAPEAIDFQEAVLEVRGRRPEVLFVPATVEQMILLGPQLEFHRVGALVMGLSTWNSALLAESAGKSLEGAVFPDNFPLYPAHWAESFAAAWPAGNYPPEAAELALQAYQSLRMLLDTLAGSGARTRTELADALRRRISRDELDVAGPESYAATVRVMREQHAVPFPAALYTTGWEPAAPAPAAPEAPRDDRR, from the coding sequence ATGGCCAGGATCGGAACGCGCGGTGCGGGGCTTCGCTGCCGGCAGGCGGCGGTAGTCCTGCTGACGATGGCGGCCTGCGCCGGCCTGGCCGGCGCGGGCGACGGCCTGAGCGGACCGGACCGGGAGCAGGCCCGGCGCCTGTATGCGCAGCTGAAGGCGGCCAGTGAACAGCAGCGTTCCCGCCAGTGCCTGGAACTGGCCGGAACGCTGCTCGACTATTACCCGGCGTTCGACCGCAACGACGAGGTGCTGACTCTGGCTGTCGACGCCGCTGCCCGGTTGGGCGACAAGCGGCATGCCCTGGCGCTCACCGATGAGCTGCTGGCCGATCATCCGGACAGCCCGCTGGTGGACGGCGCGCTCGAGCGCGCGGCGCAGATCGCGGTCGCGGCCGGCGATTCGTTGCGGGCGGCCCACTTCCTCGTCCTGCACTACGACCGCGACCCGGTGCGCGGGCAGCGCGACGACGGCGCCCCGCGCAGCGCGCCGCTTCTGGAGCGGCTCTCGACAGGACAACTCGCCGACCTCGTGATCTTCCACCCGGACAGTGCGCTGCTGCCGTGGCTGCAGTGTCGGCGCGTGCAGAGTCTGCTCGACGCCGGCCGCGATGCGGACGCGCGCTCCGTGGCCGCCGACCTTGAGCTGGCGGCCCCCGGCGACCGCTGGACGGTCGCGGCGCTGAATCTCCTCGGCCTCTCCTCGCCGCTGCAGGCAAGCGTCCGCCGCGAGCCGGACGGGCCGGTGCACCCGCGGCAGGTGGGGTTGTTGTGCCCGCTCACCGGCCGCTACGCCGAGTTGGGCGCCGCCTTCCACGACGCAGCTCGCCTGGCCCTGCAGGCGACCAACCAGGAACTCCGGCGCGAATTCACGCTGGTGGTCGAGGACACCGGCGGCGATCCGGTCAATGGTGCCCTGGCCGCGCGTCGCCTGTGCCGGGAGCGCGGGAGCATTGCGCTGTTCGGCGACCTGCTCAGTGATCCGACCACGGCTGCGGCCGTGGTGGCGGAGCAGTACGGCGCACCGCTGGTCTCACCCACGGCGACGAACGACCGGATCTGGGAGATCGGCCCCAACGTCTTCCAGACGAACCTGACGGGCCAGTTCGAGCCGCGCCTGCTGGCGAACCTGGCCAGCACGGTGCTGCTGAAATCCACCTATGCCGTGCTCTACCCCGACGAGCCCGAGGGTCGCCGTCATGCCGACGCCTTCGTCGCCGAGGTCGAGCGGCTCGGTGGTCGGGTTGTCGCACAGGTGGCGTTCGCCCCGGAGGCGATCGATTTCCAGGAAGCCGTCCTCGAAGTGCGCGGCCGGCGCCCCGAAGTGCTCTTCGTGCCGGCAACGGTCGAGCAGATGATCCTCCTGGGACCGCAATTGGAGTTCCACCGGGTCGGCGCGCTGGTGATGGGGCTCAGCACCTGGAACAGTGCGCTGTTGGCCGAGAGCGCGGGGAAGTCGCTCGAAGGCGCCGTGTTCCCGGACAACTTCCCGCTCTACCCGGCGCACTGGGCCGAGTCGTTCGCCGCTGCCTGGCCTGCAGGCAACTACCCGCCTGAAGCCGCGGAGCTGGCGTTGCAGGCCTACCAGTCGCTGCGCATGCTGCTCGACACTCTGGCCGGCAGCGGTGCCCGCACGCGGACGGAACTCGCCGACGCCCTGCGTCGCCGCATCTCGCGTGATGAACTCGATGTCGCGGGCCCGGAGTCGTATGCCGCCACGGTGCGCGTGATGCGGGAGCAGCACGCCGTTCCCTTCCCGGCGGCGCTGTACACGACCGGCTGGGAGCCGGCCGCTCCGGCGCCGGCCGCACCGGAAGCGCCTAGGGACGACCGGCGTTGA
- a CDS encoding peptidyl-prolyl cis-trans isomerase, with amino-acid sequence MVRVLRMIPAALAAMFLLAATAGCQQQQQTSGAGFGWKPLFGDLAKDATPVIAQVGDIEITQADLELFIDEQPDRSKDQFAGPEGERVALRRMVEQALMVTGAVERKLYNDQVVARSLVMQRRLTLDRAMRQYGLLRDAAPTAEQMREFYEKNIGRYKQQGMVRVRHIECASKADADRAFRRLQAKSPVDDWVKICEEFSLNDKTKKLSGDAGWMSDGTVVPLVESGAEFSKAVFNLPIGVSPPMQIGGKWQVVEVTHREFERNSSFAESKDMIKNEMLPGFQDGVIKDYLKEARAKYGVKLMGRFTPGQGMTPQQLFERAMLNQDIMRRIDILLMIADDFPDSDRADDAMFMAANTAIENLVDLSVGAAILEDLVELYPQSDLIDDANFILENLYNPKFRQPTSIEDIRR; translated from the coding sequence ATGGTCCGCGTCCTGCGTATGATCCCTGCCGCTCTGGCGGCCATGTTCCTGCTCGCGGCTACTGCCGGCTGTCAGCAGCAGCAACAGACCTCCGGCGCCGGCTTCGGCTGGAAGCCCCTGTTCGGCGACCTGGCAAAGGACGCGACGCCGGTCATCGCCCAGGTCGGCGACATCGAGATCACGCAGGCCGACCTGGAGCTGTTCATCGACGAACAGCCGGACCGCTCGAAGGACCAGTTCGCAGGTCCCGAGGGTGAGCGTGTCGCCTTGCGCCGCATGGTCGAGCAGGCGCTGATGGTTACCGGCGCCGTCGAGCGGAAGCTGTACAACGACCAGGTGGTCGCCCGCTCGCTCGTGATGCAGCGCCGGCTCACGCTCGACCGCGCCATGCGGCAGTACGGGTTGCTGCGCGACGCGGCCCCGACCGCGGAGCAGATGCGCGAGTTCTACGAGAAGAACATCGGCCGCTACAAGCAGCAGGGCATGGTGCGCGTTCGTCATATCGAGTGTGCTTCGAAGGCCGATGCCGACCGTGCCTTCCGCCGCCTGCAGGCCAAGAGCCCCGTGGATGACTGGGTGAAGATCTGCGAGGAATTCAGCCTCAATGACAAGACCAAGAAGCTGTCCGGGGATGCGGGCTGGATGAGCGACGGCACCGTGGTGCCGCTGGTCGAGTCGGGCGCGGAATTCTCGAAGGCCGTGTTCAACCTGCCCATCGGCGTGAGCCCGCCGATGCAGATCGGCGGCAAGTGGCAGGTTGTCGAAGTCACGCACCGCGAGTTCGAGCGCAACTCCTCGTTCGCGGAATCGAAGGACATGATCAAGAACGAGATGTTGCCTGGCTTCCAGGACGGCGTCATCAAGGACTACCTGAAGGAAGCCCGCGCCAAGTACGGCGTGAAGCTGATGGGCCGCTTCACTCCCGGCCAGGGCATGACGCCGCAGCAGCTGTTCGAGCGCGCGATGCTGAACCAGGACATCATGCGCCGGATCGACATCCTCCTGATGATCGCCGACGACTTCCCCGATTCCGATCGTGCCGATGACGCCATGTTCATGGCCGCCAACACGGCCATCGAGAACCTGGTGGACCTGAGCGTGGGCGCGGCCATTCTCGAGGACCTGGTCGAGCTCTATCCCCAGAGCGACCTGATCGACGACGCCAACTTCATCCTGGAGAACCTGTACAACCCCAAGTTCCGCCAGCCGACCTCGATCGAGGATATCCGGCGCTGA
- a CDS encoding mannose-1-phosphate guanylyltransferase codes for MNSTPRMRSAADGHSGDGIRGICVIMAGGRGTRFWPLSRTSRPKQLLDLGSGRSLLRDTFERVVPLVGADRVLVVTAGDLADAIRAELPEVPGDHVITEPVGRNTAPCAVLGMGLARRLDSAAPVALLPADHHIPDGEAFRAQLEAAFALVASTPAVATFGIRPTHPHTGYGYIEVAAGDTGTEPRDGLAFVEKPDAATAARYVDGGRHFWNSGIFVWNQAWFGTMADRYLADVRRLMAQPIETFGTGAFAEALTVAYGVCPAASIDQAIMEKLPGFTVIPAAFGWSDLGDWEAWGELAGELAGDPEGADAGANRGRADLLALSSRGNIVRGDRRLVALVGVDDLVVVDTPDALLICRRDQTQRLRDVITLLEKDGRRDLL; via the coding sequence ATGAACTCCACGCCGAGGATGCGGTCCGCGGCTGATGGCCATTCGGGCGACGGGATCCGGGGGATCTGCGTCATCATGGCCGGAGGCCGCGGTACGCGTTTCTGGCCGCTCAGCCGGACGTCGCGACCCAAGCAGCTGCTCGACCTGGGCTCAGGTCGCAGCCTGCTGCGCGATACGTTCGAGCGCGTGGTGCCGCTGGTCGGCGCCGACCGGGTGCTGGTGGTCACCGCCGGCGACCTGGCCGATGCGATACGGGCCGAACTGCCCGAAGTGCCGGGCGACCACGTCATCACCGAACCGGTGGGCCGCAACACCGCGCCCTGCGCCGTGCTCGGCATGGGCCTGGCGCGGCGCCTCGACAGTGCGGCGCCGGTGGCGCTGCTGCCTGCCGACCACCACATCCCCGACGGAGAGGCGTTCCGCGCCCAGCTCGAGGCGGCTTTCGCCCTCGTGGCGTCGACGCCGGCTGTTGCCACGTTCGGCATCCGGCCGACGCATCCGCACACGGGTTACGGCTACATCGAGGTGGCCGCCGGCGACACCGGCACCGAGCCCCGGGACGGCCTGGCCTTCGTCGAGAAGCCGGACGCGGCCACGGCCGCACGGTATGTCGACGGCGGGCGCCATTTCTGGAACAGCGGCATCTTCGTCTGGAACCAGGCCTGGTTCGGCACCATGGCCGACCGCTACCTGGCCGACGTCCGCCGCCTGATGGCGCAGCCGATCGAGACATTTGGAACCGGGGCCTTTGCCGAGGCGTTAACGGTTGCTTATGGCGTGTGTCCCGCCGCCTCCATCGACCAGGCCATCATGGAAAAGCTCCCGGGCTTCACGGTGATCCCGGCGGCCTTCGGCTGGTCGGACCTGGGGGACTGGGAAGCCTGGGGCGAACTGGCCGGTGAGTTGGCCGGCGATCCCGAGGGCGCCGATGCCGGCGCCAACCGCGGCCGCGCCGACCTGCTGGCACTGTCCAGCCGGGGGAACATCGTGCGCGGTGACCGGCGCCTGGTCGCCCTGGTCGGGGTGGACGACCTCGTGGTGGTCGATACGCCCGACGCACTGCTGATCTGCCGCCGGGACCAGACCCAGCGGCTGCGCGACGTGATCACACTGTTGGAGAAGGACGGTCGCCGCGACCTGCTGTAG
- a CDS encoding 50S ribosomal protein L9, whose protein sequence is MEIILMHNVENLDRMGDTVSVKRGFARNYLIPKGLAVVSSEAHRKLVAAHLKQEAKREDQRLGEARVLAAKIGTLSCTLAVQADEENKLFGSVTARDIAAVLHSDHATIEHKQVLLEEPLKMLGEYDVEVKIYGDVRVIAKVNVVRS, encoded by the coding sequence ATGGAAATCATCCTGATGCACAACGTCGAGAACCTCGACCGCATGGGCGACACGGTGTCGGTCAAGCGCGGCTTCGCGCGCAACTACCTGATCCCGAAGGGTCTGGCGGTTGTGTCGTCCGAGGCTCATCGCAAGCTCGTGGCGGCCCACCTCAAGCAGGAGGCCAAGCGCGAGGACCAGCGCCTGGGCGAAGCCCGTGTGCTGGCGGCGAAGATCGGCACGCTGTCCTGCACCCTGGCCGTTCAGGCGGACGAAGAGAACAAGCTCTTCGGTTCGGTGACCGCGCGCGACATCGCGGCCGTCCTGCACAGCGACCACGCCACCATCGAGCACAAGCAGGTGCTGCTGGAGGAGCCGCTGAAGATGCTGGGCGAGTACGACGTCGAGGTGAAGATCTACGGCGACGTTCGGGTCATCGCGAAGGTGAACGTCGTCAGGTCCTGA
- a CDS encoding DUF2232 domain-containing protein → MKPGPSALLSPVAAFITLAVAWAVARAGADLAAGGQIGGFWLLVVLPAPLMVAVAWGRAAWAETRLWRLAVSVVAWLAAGYLLLSAADTWQMTANVAAGLVAGAAWRRGWRPDVALAGVALVLAPLLIWAVVQMPVREQLAAITDQSLKMLEQQAPPGTDPAELAKAREIGRQRFAQLTDLTARLYPSLIGTGLLGQAVVILLLVRVTGRKLVTVPSPRRLPPFAQWRLPFYVVWVLAVGIGLMITRKAPLADAGLNLSVLAAALLSVQGLSVQYHLSRRFLPPAGLVIYWTLMGLAFVPLVVTSVLLGLADQWRDLRRLDSGANDAGSQ, encoded by the coding sequence GTGAAGCCCGGACCATCGGCACTGTTGTCTCCTGTCGCTGCGTTCATCACCCTGGCAGTTGCCTGGGCGGTGGCGCGGGCCGGTGCGGATCTGGCGGCCGGGGGCCAGATCGGCGGCTTCTGGCTTCTGGTGGTCTTGCCGGCGCCCTTGATGGTCGCTGTTGCCTGGGGTCGGGCCGCGTGGGCCGAGACCAGGTTGTGGCGACTGGCGGTGTCGGTGGTGGCCTGGCTGGCTGCCGGGTACCTGCTGCTGTCGGCAGCGGACACCTGGCAGATGACGGCGAACGTCGCGGCGGGCCTCGTGGCCGGTGCGGCGTGGCGGCGCGGCTGGCGGCCGGACGTTGCCCTGGCAGGTGTGGCCCTGGTGCTGGCGCCGTTGCTGATCTGGGCCGTGGTCCAGATGCCGGTGCGTGAGCAACTGGCGGCGATCACCGACCAGTCGCTGAAGATGCTCGAGCAGCAGGCCCCGCCGGGTACCGATCCGGCGGAACTGGCCAAGGCGCGCGAGATCGGCCGGCAGCGCTTCGCGCAGCTGACCGACCTGACGGCTCGCCTGTACCCGTCGCTGATCGGCACGGGGCTGCTGGGGCAGGCGGTGGTGATCCTGCTTCTGGTCCGGGTAACGGGCCGGAAACTGGTGACCGTGCCGTCGCCCCGCCGGCTGCCGCCGTTCGCGCAGTGGCGGTTGCCGTTCTATGTCGTGTGGGTGCTGGCGGTGGGCATCGGACTGATGATCACCCGCAAGGCACCCTTGGCGGACGCGGGGCTGAACCTGTCGGTTCTGGCTGCTGCGCTCCTGAGTGTGCAGGGACTGTCCGTCCAGTACCACTTGTCGCGGCGATTCCTGCCGCCGGCGGGACTGGTCATCTACTGGACCCTGATGGGGCTGGCGTTCGTTCCCCTGGTGGTCACCAGCGTGCTGCTGGGACTGGCCGACCAGTGGAGGGACCTGCGACGGCTCGACTCCGGCGCGAACGACGCCGGAAGCCAATGA
- a CDS encoding 30S ribosomal protein S18, producing the protein MARKNLRIKKKKKKRRHGKQKVCFFTKTGMIAIDYKDEETLRRFVTERGKIAPRRNTGTSPKFQRPLATAIKRARHLALLPFVKEYYR; encoded by the coding sequence ATGGCTCGCAAGAATCTACGGATCAAGAAGAAGAAGAAGAAGAGGCGGCACGGGAAACAGAAGGTCTGTTTCTTCACCAAGACCGGCATGATCGCCATCGACTACAAGGACGAGGAGACCCTGCGTCGCTTCGTCACGGAGCGTGGCAAGATCGCCCCGCGTCGCAATACCGGCACCAGTCCCAAGTTCCAGCGCCCCCTGGCCACGGCCATCAAGCGCGCCCGGCACCTGGCCCTGCTGCCGTTCGTGAAGGAATACTACCGGTAG
- the rpsF gene encoding 30S ribosomal protein S6 — translation MKKYECVFILRADQPEAAMQARVDRCKEIIAAHSGEVTLENHWGVRRLAYEIEFESRGNYMFLKFNSNGTVVADLDKFLRQDDQILRHLVVVDEDWAERNRASMAKRRAIRPVEATPAPAPIVEATE, via the coding sequence GTGAAGAAGTACGAATGTGTCTTTATCCTGCGGGCCGACCAGCCCGAGGCCGCCATGCAGGCCCGGGTCGATCGCTGCAAGGAGATCATCGCCGCGCATAGCGGTGAAGTGACCCTTGAGAACCACTGGGGCGTGCGTCGCCTGGCTTACGAGATCGAGTTCGAAAGCCGTGGCAACTACATGTTCCTGAAGTTCAACAGCAACGGTACGGTCGTCGCCGACCTGGACAAGTTCCTGCGCCAGGACGACCAGATCCTGCGCCACCTCGTGGTGGTGGACGAGGACTGGGCCGAGCGCAATCGCGCGTCGATGGCCAAGCGCCGGGCGATCAGGCCCGTCGAGGCCACGCCCGCGCCCGCGCCGATCGTCGAGGCTACGGAGTAG
- a CDS encoding aminoacyl-tRNA hydrolase: protein MTSAAPLLVVGLGNPGRRYRHTRHNVGFLVVEELARRLGWTFRDGAGPWREAAAPVGEGPFVLQQPLTYMNLSGEAVAGLAAVRGWPLWLPGTAAPAAPAATGPAADPAAGAEPSLPPPVPGLRPLVICDDLALPLGAVRLRAGGSSGGQKGLASVIETLGHDDFPRLRLGIAPQGEPVPPAQWPDFVLTPFTDAEHEVAGPMVAWAADAVTCLVEEGVGAAASRFNRR, encoded by the coding sequence ATGACAAGCGCAGCGCCCCTGCTGGTGGTCGGACTTGGCAACCCGGGCCGGCGTTACCGGCACACCCGGCACAACGTCGGCTTCCTCGTCGTAGAGGAACTGGCCAGGCGCCTCGGCTGGACGTTCCGCGACGGCGCCGGCCCCTGGCGCGAAGCCGCGGCGCCGGTCGGCGAGGGTCCGTTCGTGCTGCAGCAGCCGTTGACCTACATGAACCTGAGCGGTGAGGCGGTGGCCGGCCTGGCGGCCGTGCGCGGCTGGCCGCTGTGGCTTCCCGGCACCGCCGCGCCCGCCGCGCCCGCCGCGACCGGACCGGCGGCCGATCCGGCCGCGGGGGCCGAGCCTTCCCTGCCGCCTCCGGTCCCCGGCCTGCGGCCGCTGGTGATCTGTGACGACCTGGCCCTGCCGCTGGGGGCGGTGCGCCTGCGGGCCGGCGGCAGTTCCGGCGGCCAGAAGGGGCTCGCCTCGGTGATCGAGACGCTCGGTCACGACGATTTCCCGCGCCTGCGCCTGGGCATCGCCCCGCAGGGCGAGCCGGTGCCCCCGGCGCAATGGCCCGATTTCGTGCTGACCCCGTTCACCGACGCGGAGCACGAGGTGGCAGGCCCGATGGTGGCCTGGGCCGCGGATGCGGTCACCTGCTTGGTTGAAGAAGGGGTCGGGGCCGCGGCTTCACGATTCAACCGCCGCTGA
- a CDS encoding 50S ribosomal protein L25, whose translation MSLVNLNIHPRTTAGKNENRRTRAAGRVPAVLYGKGRATASIELEGHAFEVALKHLGGRSAIFQLHQAGMEEGHIALLREVQRHPVSDMILHVDLLEIPQGQTMVVDVHVHVTGANPVVKSGEASVSIAHNSVEVSCLPRELPEFVELDISELGLNDKVFARDLKVPGGEVVSDPDMLILSIKPASLFVEEAVASVEAAAPVEAAKGGKPDDKGDKKAEKKTDKKTDKK comes from the coding sequence ATGAGCCTGGTGAACCTGAACATCCATCCGCGGACGACCGCCGGCAAGAACGAGAACCGGCGCACCCGCGCCGCCGGCCGCGTCCCCGCCGTGCTTTACGGGAAGGGCCGCGCCACGGCCAGCATCGAACTGGAAGGCCACGCCTTCGAGGTCGCGCTCAAGCACCTCGGCGGCCGCAGCGCCATCTTCCAGTTGCACCAGGCCGGCATGGAGGAGGGTCATATCGCCCTGCTGCGTGAAGTGCAGCGCCACCCGGTCAGCGACATGATCCTGCATGTCGACCTGCTGGAGATCCCGCAGGGCCAGACCATGGTCGTCGACGTGCACGTGCACGTGACCGGCGCCAATCCCGTGGTGAAGTCGGGCGAGGCCTCGGTCTCGATCGCCCACAATTCGGTCGAAGTCAGTTGCCTGCCGCGCGAACTGCCCGAGTTCGTCGAGCTCGACATCAGCGAGCTGGGCCTGAACGACAAGGTCTTCGCGCGCGACCTGAAGGTGCCCGGCGGCGAGGTCGTATCCGACCCCGACATGCTGATCCTGAGCATCAAGCCTGCGTCGCTGTTCGTCGAGGAAGCCGTCGCTTCCGTTGAGGCCGCGGCGCCGGTCGAGGCCGCCAAGGGCGGCAAGCCCGATGACAAGGGCGACAAGAAGGCCGAGAAGAAGACGGACAAGAAGACGGACAAGAAGTAG